The sequence GAGTACACTGATGTGGTTCTCACCCGGCGGGTGTTCCGCGATGGTGCCAGTGAATTCTTTATTAATAAAAATGCCTGTCGTTTAAAGGATATTCACAATCTCTTTGTGGATACAGGGATGGGATCCGATGCCTACTCAGTTATTGAGCTCAAAATGGTTGAATCCATTCTCAGTGAGAGCAAGGAAGAGCGTCGCCGCCTGATTGAAGAAGCTTCAGGGATAAATAAATACAAACAACAACGCCGCTTGTCCATGCGTCGCCTTGATTCTACAGAAATAGATTTAAATCGGGTAAATGATATCATCAATGAAGTCGAAAAAAGTGTAGGCAGTCTGAGAAGACAACTTGCCAAGTATAAACGCTTCGACCGTGTTCAGGGCCAGTTGAAAGATGATGAAATTTCCCTGGCTGTGTATGAACGTTCCCAGCTCCTCGAAAAGTTGGCCCCTATTAAGCAGAGAATTGCCCAGCTGAAGGATGGCTATGGTGCTAGTGGTGAGGAAGTCAGCCTGGAAGAGAACCGGGTGGAGGAAGCCAAAGAACAGCTCCTGCTCATCGAAACTGAGCATGGGGAGCAGCAGGAAAAAGTAAACGTCAGCAATACCAACCGGATCAACATTGAACAAACTCTGTTGATTGCCGAGGAGAAAATTGCCAGTGCCACGACTGCTCTGGATCGCATTCGTGTTGAACAACATACCCTGGCAGAACGTGAAGAATCTTCTCACACCCTCCAGTCTGAGCTCAGTAATGAAAAGGCTCATATTCAACCCCGTATTGATGAAGCCAAAGCCAAAGACGATGTCTTAAAAGCAGCCTTCGAAGCGGCAGTAGATGAATATCGCAAAGCGAAGACTGAACATGATATTCAAAACCAGAAACACATGGATCTGTTAAACAGACTTAGTGATCTCAACCACCAGAAGAGCCACCAGGAAGCGGCGCTTACTCAGCATAGAAGCAGTATCGAACATCTCAAGGCCAAGCAGGAACGTCTCACTAAATCTCAGGCTGAATATCGACAAGAATTGGATCTGGTGGCCTCGGATTTCAAAGATGCCGAAACCCAGTATAAAACACTGGAGTCCAGGGTGGCTGAGTTGGAGACAAGTTTTCAGGAGATGCAGAACAAGTTGAACGAAACCCGGGAAACCCTGGCGAAAAAGCGGGGTCGCCGCGTCAGTATTGAGAATCAACTCAACTTTTATGAAGAATTGATGGAATCGGGGGAAGGTTACTCCGGCGGTGTGAGAAAATTGCTTAGTGAAGATATTGCAGCCCTGGGTATTCTAGGGACTGTGGCTGATCTCCTGACTGTGGATGAGCGTTACGAAAAGGCCATCCAGACCGCTTTGGGTCCATTGGCTGAAGCCTTGGTTACCAGTGATCGCAAATCTGCCATGAAGGCCATTCAATCCTTAAAAGATCAGAAATCGGGTTCAGCAACTTTTTTACCCCTGGAACCTATTTTAAAAACCAAACCGAAAAGTACTGCCCCTCTGACTGGGAAGAATATTATCGGCGCTGCAATTGACTTTGTGACTCCCAAACCTGGGTACGAGGGGCTGGCTCAGCTGCTTCTCAGAGATGTCACTCTTGTTGAAGACAATTATGAGGTTGACTGGAAAAATATTAGTGGACGAGCTGTGAGTGTGGATGGAACGCTCTATGACACTTTTGGCCTGGTTAAAGGTGGTTCTGGCGGTGAAGGGGAAGACACCATCATCGGACGTAAGGATCGAATCCAGCGACTCCGCAAGCAATTCTCAACCCTGGTGGATGAAATTCAAGAGCATAGCGATGCCGTTGAAAAGGTTCATGAACAGATTGGGAGTATGGAGCGCGAATTAAGAACCAGCAAAGCATCCCGTGACGACCAGCGTCAAATTCTCCTGGAAGTTGAACGTAAAAGTTCTAGAGCTCAATATGGTATCAATTCAACAGAAGCGGATACCAAGAGTGTGGATCAGGAGATTGGTGAATTGGTCCAGGCCATAAAAGATGCCGAAGGACGTATCGCTTCATTCGCTCCCCAACTGGCTGAAGCTGAATCAGAAAGAATTAGTACCGAATCTCAAATTAGTGAGATGGAAACATCCTTACAGACCCTGCTGAGTCAGCGAGATCAAACCAGTGAAGATGCACAAGCAGGTCGCCTGGAACATGTTAACCTTAGCAACGAGGAAAGGAACCTGGACACACGACTGACCAGTGTTTCCGAGACGCTGAAGGACATTGCCACCAGGAAACTGGGTTTGGAGGAAGAAAAACTCAAACACGAAGAGACCCTTAGAACCAATCGCGGAACCAAAGAAACGGAAAAAAATCATCTGGCTAAGGTTAAGTCCATGCTACAGCAGGACAGGGAAGGCCTTGTGGGACTCGCTGGCAAAGTGCAGGTCAAACGTCAAGCTTTAAACGAGTTGGAATTGCGTCTGAGGGATCATCACCACAAACGCGAAGCTGCTGCTGATGAATTACGAGAATTATCGGTTTCTGGAGCCAATCTTGAAGCTCGCCAACAACATATTGTGGAGCGGGTACAAGAGAAATATCAGAGTGAATTGCCCCATGAACTTGATCTTTCTGAATTTGATCAGGAACAGGTTGAAAAACGTATTCGTCGGAGCCAAAAATTTATTGAAGATCTTGGACCTATCAACATGGCGGTGCAGGATGAGTTTGATACTGAACAGGGGCGACTCAATTTTCTAAAAGAGCAGCAGGCCGATCTTTTGGAAGCCAAAACCAGCTTACTTGAAACTATTTCCAAATTGGATAGAATTGCCAGACAACAATTCCGTGAAACTTTCGGGCAAATCCAGGAGCACTTTAAAGGCACTTTCCAGATGTTATTTGATGGCGGTGAAGCCGCACTGCTCCTCGAGAATCCAGACGATATTCTGGAAAGTGATATTATCATCAAAGCAACTCCCCGTGGCAAGAAAACCCAGAATCTTAAGATGTTATCTGCAGGAGAAAAAGCCCTGACAGCAATTGCCCTACTGTTTGCCATTTATCAGGTTAAACCCAGTCCATACTGCGTTCTGGATGAGGTTGATGCACCTCTGGACGATAGAAATATCCGAAAGTATACCAAGATGTTGGAGCATTTTACGACCAACACTCAATTCATCGTTATTACCCATAACAAACTTACCATGGAAGCGGCCAAGTTTTTATATGGCGTCACCATGGAAGAGGAAGGAGTGTCCCGCCTTGTTTCAGTCCAGTTTACCTAAAAGGCTTATCACATTACTCCTGCTATCACTTGCTGCGTTGTATGCCCAGGATGAAGCCAAAACAGATTTTAAGGTGTCATTGGATTATTCCCGCTTTTCAATTGAAGGCGGTGTCTATCTGGATGTATACCTAATGATTCCCCAATCAATTTTTACCTTCATTGAGGTTGAAGATGGATGGGAAGCTAGCGTGGTGATCCAAACCGCCCTGATTCAGGATGATATTGTGCCCTACGATCCAGATCGCTGGACTCGCACCTATCGGGCTCCTGATAAAAAGTCCATTGCAAACTTGACCTGGGTACCGGATATCAGCAAATTCTATGTTGAACCAGGAGATTACACACTTCAGGTGACTATGGTAGATGTCCACTCAAAGAAGCAGCAGACCATGCGGAGACCCATTTCACTGAATCTCTATCCCAAGGATGAATTATCCATCTCGGATATTACCATCGCTTCACAGGTGGTGGAGGCTAAGACGGAAAACGAATTCACCAGATACGGTTATGATGTGGTCCCCAATGCTCAGAGAACCTTTTCTGCTACAGCTCCCATGATGTATTATTTCTTTGAGGCTTACGGTCTGTCTGGGACAGGTGTTTATGATTTGCACACCCAGATTCTTTCACTAAACGGTGATGTTGTGCAGGATTTTCCAGTTAGTAACAAGAAAATGCCTGGCACTTCTGTCGTGGAGTGGGGGGGCATCAATACAGCTGGGTTGGGTTCCGGGATATACAAACTGGCCGTTGAAATCTCAGACGGAGTGACGAAGCAAACAACAAATCAGAAGCGAACTTTTTACGTCCTCAGGGAAACAGCCAGCCAACAGAACGAACCCGAACAAAAACAGGATTATGCCGGTTTAAGTCGCGTCCAGTTGGATGATATATACAAAGTGGTAAGTATCGTTATGGATAAAAATGAGAAACGCCTCTACGAAAATTCAGATGAGGTTGGGAAGAGATCCGTATTGACCACTTTCTGGGAGCGCAGAGATCCTGATCCAGAGACTGCTGTTAATGAGTTTAAAGTTCAATTTTATCAACGAGTCCAGTTGGCCAACAGGGATTTTGGCTCTGACGCAGACAGTGGCTGGAAAACGGATAGAGGGCGTATTCTGATAAAATATGGACCTCCCAGCAATATCGAAAATCAACAATCTTCCCTTGAAGAAAAACCATGGATTACCTGGCAGTATTACGAGATAGAGGGTGGGGTATATTTCATTTTTGTCGATCGCACTGGCTATGGTAGTTTTCAGCTGGTACACTCTGATGCAAGGGATGAGGTTCAGGATGCTGATTGGGAAAGATTTCTTAAATAGTTAGGTGGATTTGCAGAAAATGAAAGTGCGTGCAGGAGTTGATATTGGGGGAACCAAGGTTCGAATTGGACTTGTGGGAGAGCAGGGTGAATTACTCCTGCTCCTGGATAAAATTGCCATGTCTAAATTTGAACAGGGCGACGAACTTATGCTGGTCATCTCGAAAACCATCAAAGCGTGCATCGCTGACCACCCTGATTATGAATTGATCGGTGTAGGGGTCGGAGCACCTGGCCCATTGAATGATACCCATACGAGTGTCATGGAAACACCCAATACCCCTGTTATTCAAAATTATCCATTGGTGGCTCGTCTTCAAGCCCATTTTGATGTTCCAGTCAAGATGAATAATGATGCCAATGTGTTTGTACTGGGTGAGGCTATCTCAGGTGCAGGCAAGGGTGAAGCATATGTATATGGAATTACTCTGGGAACCGGCTATGGTCATGGATTTGTCTGGGATGGCAGGATTCTAAGTGGAGCCCATGGCACGGCAACTGAATATGGTTTAGCACCCTATGAAGATGGGACCTTTGAAGACTATGCCTGTGGGCCCGCACTGGAGCGTAACTATGAGAGTATTTCCGGTGAATCCATAACTGGGATTCAAATTTTCAAACTGGCTCAGGAAGGGGACGCCAATGCGCTGGCTGCCTGGAGTCTTTTAGGAAGATCTGTTGGACATTCCCTGGTTTATGTGACTCACTTACTGGACCCTGGAATTATCGTTATTGGTGGTTCTCTGGCAGCTGGATATGAGTTTTTTATTGATTCCCTCCGAGAAGTTGTGGATGCCCACTTATTCGAAAATCAACGGGGGAAGCTAAGAATTGAACCCGCAGAGTTGGGAGATGCAGCACCTATTATAGGCGCAGCACTACTCATCAGCTAGCGCACTCAACCTGGTAATCATTTGGAAAATGTAAAACCCATACAATTTTCTCCTCATTTGATTACTGACATCCTCAAAGACTTATATACGGGCATTATCGACCTGATTTATCCACCCCTCTGCCTGATTTGTGATGATCGACTGGAGCTTGGAGAAATAGAAATATGTCCTCAATGCCTGGACAAATTCAAGCTCATTGGCATCCCGCATGAGCATTTTTCGGTTCCTGGAGATATTCATATAGCAAAGGCATGGGCTCTTTTTGAATTCGATGAGGCCTTCCAACAACTAATTCATCATTTAAAATACTCAAGACGTCGAAAACCCATTGGAGTCGTATTGAATCACTACAAGTCTCAGATTTTGGATCAACTTCCTGAAGATGAGATTGATTTAGTGATTTCCATACCCCTCCATCCCCGCAAGTTTCGTGAGCGCGGGTATAATCAGGTCGATGATATGAGCCGATGGCTTGCTGAACGATTGAACACCAAGCTGGGTAATCACCTCGTGAAACGGACAAAATATACATCAACTCAGACAAAACTAAACGCTGAGGAGCGGGTGGAGAATGTCCGAGCAGCCTTTGGGGTCACAGATGAATCTGCCCTTATAGACAAACATGTTTTATTGGTGGATGATGTCTTGACCACAGGAGCCACATCCAACACGCTCGCTGGTGTTTTGAAAGAATATGGAGCCAGGAAAATTGACCTGGTCACCCTCTCCACTCCCCAATTCGGGAATGCTTGACTTGGTCTGATTTTTGTAGTAACTGTGCCTTGAGTTACTAGAAATATTACGAGTTGAATAAGTTAAATAGTAACAATAGTTTTTAACATAGATTTGGAGATTCAGGCATGAAACCTTACAACACCCCACCAAAATTAAACACCTCAAGGAGATTTTCAGATAACCTAACCAGTGCCCATGCACTAACGCTCAAGGCCAAGCTGGGTGAAAAAGGTAATTCTAAGGGTACATCATACGCGCTGCCTGCTTTTAATATTACCACTATTCAGGGTATCAATGCCGCCTTTGATGCATTTGAAACCTTGGGATCTTCAGGTGTGCTCGCGCTTTCAAATAGCGCTCTAAAACATTTTGGTGCTGGTGATGCCATCACCGGTCTGGAAGTTGCCGCAACCTATATCGAATCCCGCGCCAAGAGATCCAGTGTGCAGATTGCCACCCATCTCGATCATGGTGATTATACCTCTGAAGGTGGACGGAAGGTTGTCCAGGGTGCTGTTCAGCATCTGACCAGTGTCATGGCAGATAACTCCACTGATCATGTCAACAAGTGCGCCCGTTCTCTGGAAGAGAACATTGGCTTTACTCGTGAAGTTGTGAATATGGCTCACCCTCTTGGTGTTTCTGTAGAAGGTGAACTGGGTGTTCTGGCTGGCGAGGAAGACGAAGACACCAAATCTGAGATTTCCACCTACACCAACCCTGATGATTTTGAGCAATTTATAACTGAGACCGGTGTTCTCATGATTGCACCAACAATTGGTACCATGCATGGACCAAACAAAGGCAAACCCGGTACCAAGGTAAAACTGAACATCGAGCTTGCTCATGAACTACTCAAAATTGCTGATCGCATACAGCCCGAAACCATCTTCGTTGCCCATGGCGCTTCTACACTCTATCCTGAAGTGGTGGAATACGCTGTTGAACAACTCGGAGCGCTGGGTTCCACCATGTCCGATAAATATGGTCAGACCTGGAAGAATTTTGTGGGGACGGACTGGGAACAGATTCAGGGACTCATTGGAGCTGGATTTGCCAAAATCAATACAGACACTGAGAATCGCCAAACCTTTCTCAGCGCTTTACTGGGTGCCGTAAATGAGAATGCAGCCAAGGTAGATATACGCTGGTATGATAATAAGACGACAGAAGCTCTCACACAGAGCTATTTGGTCAAATTGATCATGGCTGGTAACTACGGCGTCTGGCATGAGCCAAAAATCAACGTAGATAAATACACCTTTGATTTACACCTTGCTCTTGCTGATGTATTGAAAAACGCCAAGTAAGTAACAGCCTTTAGGAAGCATCATGATGCCGAAACATGTAAAAGACCTGGTACTTAAAGGGAAAAAAGTCTTCGTCAGAACTGACTACAATGTTCCCCTGGATAGTGATGGTCAGGTAACAGATGATTTTAGAATACGTTCTTCTTTGCCAACCATTGAGTTTTTATTGGAGCAGGGTGCAGCAGTTATCCTGGCCTCTCATCTCGGACGACCCAAGGGGTCGATTATTCCGGAAATGAGTCTGGCTCCTGTAGCCAGGGTTCTTAGTGAATTGGTACAGGCAGAGGTAATCTTTGCCCTGGATTGTGTAGGCCCAGAGGTCGAGGCCTTGGCTGAAAAGCTGCAGGCTGGTCAGATATTATTGCTTGAGAACCTGCGCTTTCATTCTGCAGAAACAGAGAACGACCCTGAATTTTCAAAACAATTGGCTGGACTGGCTGATGTCTATGTAAATGATGCTTTTGGGACGGCTCACAGAGCACACGCTTCAAACGTGGGTATGGCTCAATACTTTGTTGAGAAGGCCGCTGGTTTTCTATTGATGAAAGAGATTGAATTTCTGGTCAGTGCCATTGAAAATCCTGTGCGACCCTTTACTGTGGTCCTGGGTGGATCAAAAGTCAGTGGAAAAATTGATCTTCTAAAGAGACTCGCTGAGGTAGCTGATAATATTCTGATTGGTGGGGGAATGGCCTTTACATTTCTAAGCGCTCCTCCATTGAATCACAATGTGGGTGCTTCTCTTGTAGAAGAGGACAGAATCCAGTTTGCAGCAGATGTAATCAATCTCTGCCTGGAGAAAAAAGTCAATCTTGTGCTACCCTCAGATTGCATTGCTGCAACCGAGTTTTCTGAGACTGCTAAAAGTCAGGAATTGCCCATCCGTGCTCTGGAAGGTGATCTCATGGGACTTGATATTGGTGGAAGAACCGTAAAATCCTTCTCAAGTATTCTGGATGAATCAAAAACTGTTCTCTGGAATGGTCCCATGGGTGTATTTGAAATGGCGCCCTTTGAGAAAGGTACAAAAGCCATAGCACAGAAACTTTGTGAAATTACCAAGCGGGGTGCCACGACCATTGTTGGTGGCGGGGATAGTGCTGCGGCTCTGAGCAAATTTGGATTGGATGAGGGCGTAACTCACATATCCACCGGCGGCGGTGCTTCATTGGAACTTTTAAGTGGTATCTCATTACCAGCTTTTGAAGCTTTGAAAGGAGCTAAATAATTGAAAAGAAATAAGATAGTAGCCGGAAACTGGAAGATGCATTTTGGTCCTCAGGCGGCTGCAGAATATGCTGAATCGCTACGTATTAATATATTGGACACCCATGGGGTGTCGGTTATTTTATGCCCGCCATTTTTGGCATTAAAGTCGGTTTTTGACGTGGTAAATGGTAGTGAGCTCAAAGTAGGCGCCCAGAACATGCATTGGGAAGAAGCAGGAGCTTTTACTGGTGAGATCACGGGTGCGATGATTAAGGAAACCGGTGCTGAATATGTGATCCTGGGACACTCTGAAAGACGTCATGTCTTTGGCGAGTCCGATGATTGGATTAACAAGAAAGTTCACAGGTCTTTGAAAACAGGATTGATTCCCATTTTGTGTGTGGGTGAGAAAATTGAAGAGCGCGAGGCAAACGACACTGAGAAAGTGATCGCCAGACAGCTTAGAGAAGGCCTTAAAGGCTTGTCAAAAGCTGAAATGGATACTGTCATTGTTGCTTATGAGCCAGTCTGGGCAATTGGTACTGGATTGACTGCCTCACCACAACAAGCCGCTGACGTACATGCATTCATTCGTAGTGCTTTGAAAACACTATTTGATGGCGATGTGGCAGAATCCACATGGATTTTATACGGCGGAAGTGTCAAACCTGACAATACACAAGGTTTACTGTCCAATAAGGACATTGATGGCGCTCTGGTAGGTGGAGCAAGTATGACCCTGGAAGCATTCAAGGGGATTATCGACGAAGCCGGAGTCATCAAC comes from Candidatus Neomarinimicrobiota bacterium and encodes:
- a CDS encoding triose-phosphate isomerase, which encodes MKRNKIVAGNWKMHFGPQAAAEYAESLRINILDTHGVSVILCPPFLALKSVFDVVNGSELKVGAQNMHWEEAGAFTGEITGAMIKETGAEYVILGHSERRHVFGESDDWINKKVHRSLKTGLIPILCVGEKIEEREANDTEKVIARQLREGLKGLSKAEMDTVIVAYEPVWAIGTGLTASPQQAADVHAFIRSALKTLFDGDVAESTWILYGGSVKPDNTQGLLSNKDIDGALVGGASMTLEAFKGIIDEAGVIN
- a CDS encoding ROK family protein; this translates as MKVRAGVDIGGTKVRIGLVGEQGELLLLLDKIAMSKFEQGDELMLVISKTIKACIADHPDYELIGVGVGAPGPLNDTHTSVMETPNTPVIQNYPLVARLQAHFDVPVKMNNDANVFVLGEAISGAGKGEAYVYGITLGTGYGHGFVWDGRILSGAHGTATEYGLAPYEDGTFEDYACGPALERNYESISGESITGIQIFKLAQEGDANALAAWSLLGRSVGHSLVYVTHLLDPGIIVIGGSLAAGYEFFIDSLREVVDAHLFENQRGKLRIEPAELGDAAPIIGAALLIS
- the smc gene encoding chromosome segregation protein SMC translates to MYISDLEIKGFKSFAEPTKLKFAEGLTCIVGPNGCGKTNVVDAIRWVMGEQKSSVLRSQNMHDVIFSGTTKRKPVNYAEVSLTIHNDRGLLPVEYTDVVLTRRVFRDGASEFFINKNACRLKDIHNLFVDTGMGSDAYSVIELKMVESILSESKEERRRLIEEASGINKYKQQRRLSMRRLDSTEIDLNRVNDIINEVEKSVGSLRRQLAKYKRFDRVQGQLKDDEISLAVYERSQLLEKLAPIKQRIAQLKDGYGASGEEVSLEENRVEEAKEQLLLIETEHGEQQEKVNVSNTNRINIEQTLLIAEEKIASATTALDRIRVEQHTLAEREESSHTLQSELSNEKAHIQPRIDEAKAKDDVLKAAFEAAVDEYRKAKTEHDIQNQKHMDLLNRLSDLNHQKSHQEAALTQHRSSIEHLKAKQERLTKSQAEYRQELDLVASDFKDAETQYKTLESRVAELETSFQEMQNKLNETRETLAKKRGRRVSIENQLNFYEELMESGEGYSGGVRKLLSEDIAALGILGTVADLLTVDERYEKAIQTALGPLAEALVTSDRKSAMKAIQSLKDQKSGSATFLPLEPILKTKPKSTAPLTGKNIIGAAIDFVTPKPGYEGLAQLLLRDVTLVEDNYEVDWKNISGRAVSVDGTLYDTFGLVKGGSGGEGEDTIIGRKDRIQRLRKQFSTLVDEIQEHSDAVEKVHEQIGSMERELRTSKASRDDQRQILLEVERKSSRAQYGINSTEADTKSVDQEIGELVQAIKDAEGRIASFAPQLAEAESERISTESQISEMETSLQTLLSQRDQTSEDAQAGRLEHVNLSNEERNLDTRLTSVSETLKDIATRKLGLEEEKLKHEETLRTNRGTKETEKNHLAKVKSMLQQDREGLVGLAGKVQVKRQALNELELRLRDHHHKREAAADELRELSVSGANLEARQQHIVERVQEKYQSELPHELDLSEFDQEQVEKRIRRSQKFIEDLGPINMAVQDEFDTEQGRLNFLKEQQADLLEAKTSLLETISKLDRIARQQFRETFGQIQEHFKGTFQMLFDGGEAALLLENPDDILESDIIIKATPRGKKTQNLKMLSAGEKALTAIALLFAIYQVKPSPYCVLDEVDAPLDDRNIRKYTKMLEHFTTNTQFIVITHNKLTMEAAKFLYGVTMEEEGVSRLVSVQFT
- a CDS encoding phosphoglycerate kinase, producing the protein MMPKHVKDLVLKGKKVFVRTDYNVPLDSDGQVTDDFRIRSSLPTIEFLLEQGAAVILASHLGRPKGSIIPEMSLAPVARVLSELVQAEVIFALDCVGPEVEALAEKLQAGQILLLENLRFHSAETENDPEFSKQLAGLADVYVNDAFGTAHRAHASNVGMAQYFVEKAAGFLLMKEIEFLVSAIENPVRPFTVVLGGSKVSGKIDLLKRLAEVADNILIGGGMAFTFLSAPPLNHNVGASLVEEDRIQFAADVINLCLEKKVNLVLPSDCIAATEFSETAKSQELPIRALEGDLMGLDIGGRTVKSFSSILDESKTVLWNGPMGVFEMAPFEKGTKAIAQKLCEITKRGATTIVGGGDSAAALSKFGLDEGVTHISTGGGASLELLSGISLPAFEALKGAK
- a CDS encoding ComF family protein; translated protein: MENVKPIQFSPHLITDILKDLYTGIIDLIYPPLCLICDDRLELGEIEICPQCLDKFKLIGIPHEHFSVPGDIHIAKAWALFEFDEAFQQLIHHLKYSRRRKPIGVVLNHYKSQILDQLPEDEIDLVISIPLHPRKFRERGYNQVDDMSRWLAERLNTKLGNHLVKRTKYTSTQTKLNAEERVENVRAAFGVTDESALIDKHVLLVDDVLTTGATSNTLAGVLKEYGARKIDLVTLSTPQFGNA
- a CDS encoding class II fructose-bisphosphate aldolase, encoding MKPYNTPPKLNTSRRFSDNLTSAHALTLKAKLGEKGNSKGTSYALPAFNITTIQGINAAFDAFETLGSSGVLALSNSALKHFGAGDAITGLEVAATYIESRAKRSSVQIATHLDHGDYTSEGGRKVVQGAVQHLTSVMADNSTDHVNKCARSLEENIGFTREVVNMAHPLGVSVEGELGVLAGEEDEDTKSEISTYTNPDDFEQFITETGVLMIAPTIGTMHGPNKGKPGTKVKLNIELAHELLKIADRIQPETIFVAHGASTLYPEVVEYAVEQLGALGSTMSDKYGQTWKNFVGTDWEQIQGLIGAGFAKINTDTENRQTFLSALLGAVNENAAKVDIRWYDNKTTEALTQSYLVKLIMAGNYGVWHEPKINVDKYTFDLHLALADVLKNAK
- a CDS encoding GWxTD domain-containing protein; protein product: MFQSSLPKRLITLLLLSLAALYAQDEAKTDFKVSLDYSRFSIEGGVYLDVYLMIPQSIFTFIEVEDGWEASVVIQTALIQDDIVPYDPDRWTRTYRAPDKKSIANLTWVPDISKFYVEPGDYTLQVTMVDVHSKKQQTMRRPISLNLYPKDELSISDITIASQVVEAKTENEFTRYGYDVVPNAQRTFSATAPMMYYFFEAYGLSGTGVYDLHTQILSLNGDVVQDFPVSNKKMPGTSVVEWGGINTAGLGSGIYKLAVEISDGVTKQTTNQKRTFYVLRETASQQNEPEQKQDYAGLSRVQLDDIYKVVSIVMDKNEKRLYENSDEVGKRSVLTTFWERRDPDPETAVNEFKVQFYQRVQLANRDFGSDADSGWKTDRGRILIKYGPPSNIENQQSSLEEKPWITWQYYEIEGGVYFIFVDRTGYGSFQLVHSDARDEVQDADWERFLK